CAAGGTTCAAATCACTGCAGTGATCGTCACCGTGGTCGGTTTCGTTGGCGCGGGCCTCGCGCCCTTCGCCATTCAGTATTTTGGGAGTGGCACGCTGCACGTGGTCACGGCGGGGGGCGGCGCGGTGGAGCTGGTCGTCGACGGCGCGCCGACGCGAGAGCGGAGCAAGGAAGACGACCACCTCGTCTACGAAATCACCCGAGGCCATCACGCAGTGGATTTGACGGATTCCTTGACGGGCACCGTCACGCACTACTCGGTCGATGTCTCCAATGGCTATTCCGAGCTCCTCCTGCCGACGCGAAAGGACCAGTGCTTCATTCGTTTCGATATGTCAGAGGCCTTGTACACAGGTTCGGAGGCAGGAAGCGGAAAGCAATCGCCGTCGGTGGAGGAAGTCTTCCAGAACACGGGCACGCCGATATCGGTCTCCACCAATGTGTTCCTGACCATCGGCGAGATGCCCGACAGCATCAACTCCAGACGGCGAATCTACCTGCTGCGCGATCTGCCCTGTGCCTTCGCGGTCGATGGGGCCAACCCGCGACTCCAGAGTCTGGCGCTGTCGAAGCGTGCCGATGAGCTGTTCACGGACCCGGACGCCCTGCTCGCCGACGACAATCCGGAATAGTGGAGAGGACGACGGAGGCGCTCCTCCGAGGGACGTAGCGCGTTAGTGGAGGCGCGTGGGCCTGTAGAGCCCGAGTCCGAACGGGCCGCTGCATCCCGAAGGCCTCAGGCACTGACTCCTTTCTTCATGGCCACCCTGTTCCAGCCCGAACTCACGGCGAGCACCGGCCAGCCCCATCCGCTCATCCGAGCCTTCCTCACGGCGGCCTCCGTCCGGGCGGCCCATCCCGCCATTGAGCGGGAAGCGACCACATCCACGGTGTAGCCCGCGAACAGCATCCCTCGCCCGGCCCACCGCGAGGCTCCGCGAACACGCGGTGCGCACCCAGGACGTCACGAGCAATCGCAGCTCATGCGCTCGAACCGCCACGCCTTCGCAAGAGCGTCTCCACCGCGGCTGACATACGCTGGCAATCGAGGGCCTCTGGCAGTGGCCCTGACAAGGATGCCCACCCATGCTCAAGAAGACTCTCATTGGTCTTGCCGCCCTTCTCCTGAGCGTGGTGGGTGTCATCGCTACCCGACCCTCGGCCTTCACAGTGCAGCGCACCGCGACGTTGCCGGTGACTCCGGAGATCGCCTTCTCGCGGGTGAATGACTTCCACCCATGGAACGAGTGGTCGCCGTGGGCCCGGCGGGATGTGAACATGAAGACGACGTACTCCGGCGCGGGGTCCGGAGTCGGCGCCATCTACGCGTGGGCAGGCAACGAGCAGGTGGGCGAGGGCGTGATGACGATCAGGGAGAGCAAGCCGAACGAGTTGATCCTCATCCAACTGCAGTTCCTCAAGCCCTGGGCCGCCACCTACACCACCACCTTCACCTTCAAGCCCGTGGGGGATGGCACCGAAGTGGCGTGGTCCATGCGCGGCACCCACGACTTCATGGGCAAGGCCTTCTCGCTCTTCATGGACACGGACACGTTGATGGGCAGGGACTTCGAGAACGGCCTTGCCAACCTGACGGTAGCGGCGGTGGCCGAGAAGATGCGGCGCCCCGAGGAGAAGGCTCGCGCCGAGGCAGAGGAAGCGCGCGCGGCCAAGGAGCGGGCGGATGCCGCCGCCGAGGCCGCTGCGGTCATGCAGGGCGCCCCCATTGGCACGAAAATCATGCCGCTGCCGACGAATCCGTGACGCGCGGATGAGGCCCCTCAAGTCCAGGACAGGCCGCGTCGAAGATCCTCGGGTTGCCTCCCGGAGAAAACTCCGCGCGCCTGCGAAATAGCTCGCGCTGGGAGTTCGTTGGACCTGAGGGTGAGCAACTGGGCTCACGTGGGCTGACCTGCCCGTCCCCGCACGCGAGCACGGCCGCCTGGAGCCGTCTTCCCCTCACGGAGTTGAACGCATGAGCCGCCTGGCATCCCCCTCCACACCGACACGGGTAACGACGTGCCGACCCGGTGCACGGACATGGCGCATGCGGGCGCTCTCGCTCGCGGTCATGGGGACCGCCGCCGGCCTTGCCGCCTGTGCGGTGCCGTCCGCGCGCGCCGTGTCTCCGGCCGGAGTGCCCGCGTTCAGCGAAGACATGTTGTCGCCCGAGTTCTGGATCCGCCGTGCGCCGTCGCCCGACGAGGTGCTGCTCGATGCCGACCAGGTGGCCGCGAAGCGCATGCGCGCGTTCGGTCCAGATGGCGGACTGGTCGATTTGAGGCGCATCCCAGCCACGCTGACGCGGGAGCAGGTCGCCAGTTGGATCAAGGATGCGCAGCAGACGCCCATCCAGGCAACGATCGACGAACAGGGCCTGCCGGTGACGGAGGCGATGCGCGCAGAACTGCGCCAGAACGCCGCGACCGAGCACATCCCCGAAGCATCCACCGCGCGCTACGGCCTCAGTGTGCGGCGCACGCCCCTGCGGTCACTGCCGTCGGACCGGCAATTCTTCGCCGCGGAGAACCTGCGCGACTACGAGAGCCTGCAGGCCGGCATCCTGTTCCCCGGCGAGCCGGTCGTCATCGCGCACCACAGCTCGGATCAGCAATGGATGTTCGTCCTGACGACCCAAGGGCCCGCGTGGGTCCGGCGCGGAGACGTCGCGGAGGGCACGGCGGACACGGTGTTTTCGTACGTGGCGAAAGCGCCTGGACGTGTCGTCACGGGCGACCAGGTGCGCACGGTATTCACACCGGAAGCACCAGGGGTATCCGAGCTTGAACTCGACATGGGGGTCGAGCTGCCACGGGCCGACGTGGCACCCGGCGAGCCCGTCAACGGCGCCAGCGCCTATGCATCGTGGCCGGTGCTGCTGCCGGTGCGCGAGCAGGACGGCACACTCGCCTTCCAGGGCGCGCTGCTGCGCCGTACCGCCGACACCGCGCCGGGATATCTGCCGCTGACACGTGCCAACATCCTCCGGCAGGCGTTCAAGTTCCTCGGCGAGCGCTACGGTTGGGGGCACCAATTCAATGCGCGCGACTGCAGCGGACTGACCAGCGAAGTGTACCGCAGCATGGGGCTGTTCTTGCCGCCGAACTCCGGGATGCAAGGGAAGAGCGCGGCGTTGAACCACCGCCTCTTCACCGCACAGGACTCGCACACCGAGCGGCTGCGCGCACTGGCCCAAGCGCAGGTGGGTGACCTCGTCGTCGTTCCCGGTCATGTGTTGATGATCATCGGCCACGTGGATGGCGAGCCCTACGTCATCCAAGATGTCCCATACGCCGTGTTCAAGGATCCGGACACGCAGCAGCTCCGCAAGACGAAGCTGAACCAGGTATCGGTCACTCCGCTGCTGCCGCTGTATGCCGACGACTCGACCCTGTACGTGGACGCGATGACGAGCCTCGTGCACGTCACGCGGCCATAGGCCCGACCGCCGAGCGCGGCATGGCCCTCACCGCAGGCCGAGAGGACGCCTCAACTCGCGAACAGGGTCGCGCGGGGCGCCCTCCCCCATCAGATGGAACGCTCGCGAGTACTTCGGCATCCGGGCGCCCCTATCTTTCTGTCATTCGGCACGGTCCGGTTCCGATCGCCACAGGGTATCGAGGACAGGGACTCCCCAGGATTGAGCACGGTGGCGGAGACATCGACGCCGGCAGCGGGAGTTCCCGTCGCGGTGACGACGGTGCCGCGGAGGATTCGCGTGCCCAGCAGAGACGAGGAGGAGACCGCGCTCCGGGTTCGCAGGAACGCGCGTGCGCGAGGGGTCTCGCGCACCGGTGCCTCGTGGAGGACCCCGAAAGAGACGGCAGTCCCCAGCACGAACAACGCGAGTCCGATCGCGCTCAAGCGCTGTCTACGCATGCGCTGCTCCTCGAGATGACGTTGCCCCAGTTGCGCAGAGTCCCACCTGCTGTGCCAAGAGGAGCTCACGATACTTGAGCAAGTCATCGATAAGGCTGCTCAATCGACCAGAAGCACTTGCGTGGGAGGTCGAATCCGCACCCCAGGGATGAACCAATGTATTCGCCCGCGCGATTGCCCCATCGCTCTATTTCAACAGGCGCTCAGGTGCCCAGTCGCCGGAACCACGCCTCGGTCCGGGGGATGGCTCCGCCGCCGATCCGCAGCGCCATGGACTGGTCCGCCGCGAGGGCGATCCACGGTGCGAGCAGCCGATAGACCTCTCGGTACAGCCGCAACGTCTCTGGGGAGGCGGCATCGCCTGTCGTGGGAGCCGGCCCCGCTTTGATCAAGGTGCCATGCCGGGCTTCGAGCAGCTCGACTTCGGCAGGAAGCTGACGCCGCAAGGCACTGACTCCACCGAGTGGCGCCAGCGTCCCCGCGTCGAGCAACGTCAGCCAATTCACGCCCTGGATGCCATTGTTGCCCACTGCCTTGGCGTCGAACGGGATGCGAACGATGTCGATGCCCGGGTAACGCATCGACATGTTCCATGCGTGAGTCTCACTGGCCTGCTTGTCATACCGGGAGCATTCGAAGGCGAAGCCCGCGGACCCACAACGGAAGGAGAACACTTCGGCCAGTTGGTGGACGAACGCAAGGAGGTCACTCGGATTGTCTCGGGCGTCCACCGCCGGGAACGCCATGGACAGGATGTTGGCCTGCTGGCTCGCATCCACGTTCCAGATTTCGAACTTGGTGGAGGGAGCATCGTGAGGCTTCTCGCTGACCTTCAGCTCCAGTGCGAGGTAGTTCTTGCGAGGCGCATCGGGAGCCAGCCAGGTGCCGAGCAGTCCGAGGACCCGCTTCGTGACCGGCTTGTGGACCTTCATCGTCTCCGTGGCGTGGAAGGTCAGCCGCGCGGGCGGGCACCGGGTCTGAAACAGCTCCCAGGCCGACAGCAGCCCGACGGAGCCGTCGTAGAACGAGCGGCTGGTATACAGGTTGATGCCGAAGACCCACGAGGTCAGCCGGATGCCGTCCTGGATGAGCTCGAGTTCGGAGGGTGAGGGTGCGTGCATGGTGTGGGGCCTTTGCCTGCCGTCGCGTCGAAGCACGCGGAGAAGAAGCTCGCACAGACCAAGGCCCTGTTGAAATGGAGTGAAGGGGTCGGGGCGTTGATGGAACCGGATGCCCGACCTCGCGATGCCCGTGCGCACACCGTCGGAAGTGCGTGGCGCTAGACCAGAGGCATCGACAGCAGCTCCCGTTGGCACGTCACGTAGAGCGTCCGATCGTGCACCAACAGGCCGCCCAGTTCGACGTGGCCGACGTCGTACACGGCGAGGCACTCGGTGGAGTCGAGCGACCAGACGCGCACGGTGCCGTCGGAGCTTCCGGTGCACAGCAGCCCGCGCGAGGGCTCCACCGCGACGAAGTCCACCCAGTGCGCATGGCCCTGCCATTGCCGCACGACGCGGCCAGTGACGCTGTGGACCATGTGGGCCACGAAGTCCCAGTACCCGCAGAGGAGGTGCTCTCCGTCGGGGTGCCAGGCCAGCCCCCGGAGGGTGTTCGACGGGCGGTTCCACACGATGCCGAGCTGTTCCTTGCGCGCTTCGCTGAGGGGCTCATGGTGGGCGGTGGCCATGCGCAGGTGGAAGAGGGCGCGGACGTCGAGCGTGCGGTCTTCGAGCACGTGGACCGCGCCGTTGCTTCCGCCCACGGCGACGAGGCCCCGGGAAGGCGCATGCGCGAGCGCGTAGAGCGGCCCGGTCTGCAGCGTGCGCAGGCTCTCTCCCGTCCAGGCATCCCAAAGCTGCGCGCTGCTGTCGGCGCTGATGGAGACGACGCGGTCCTCGCTGACGATCGCGGCGGCCTGGACCTCTTCTCCGTGCCCCTCGAAGGTCTGCACGCGTTGCCAGTCCTGGGAGTCCCAGAGGGCCAGGCCGCGAATCTTGTGCGCCTCGAGCACGCGGCCCAGCTCGGCTTCCCCCGCCAGCCGGAACCAGGGCTCTCCATTCCGACAGATGGCGTCCGTCTTCAGGACCCGCGTGCACTCACCGGTCGCCAGACTCCAGAGGAAGATGCGCCCACGCCCATTCGCGGCGATGTGACGCCCATCCGGCCACAGCATCGGCGCCCCAAGCGGATCTCCATCGAGGTTGTCCGCCTCGAGCATCTGGGGATGACGGCGCCACATCGATTCAATCTAGGCCGTGCCAGCAAACGAGGGCCAGAGACGAATGGAGGCAAGGAGAACCCTCGCCACGTTGACAGCGCGCCGCGCGTAGCGCGATTGCAATCGATTCGCGAGCCGTGCATTGGAACTTCGTGTCCTCCGCACCCGTCCTTGGATTTGGTCGCTATCTCGGCACACCGCTCCAGCGCCTGGAGGTGGCGGGGCTCGTCCTCACGGAGAGCATCTATCCTCCCGGCGTCGTCCTTGCTCGACACCGACACCAGCACGCGGGATTCAGGCTCACGCTGGAGGGCGGCTTCACCGACGTGTTGGAGGGACGTGCCCGGGAATGTCCTCCCAGGTCGGTGGCCTTCCAGGCACCCGAGGTCGCCCACGAGCAGCGCATCGCCGGTCGGCGCACCCGCACCTTCAACATCGACTTCTCCGAGTCGCTCTGGCGGTCGCGCTACCCGCTCGTGTCCCGGCTGGACAGTCGGATGGAGCTGACCTCCGCGCGGATGTCCACGCT
Above is a window of Myxococcaceae bacterium JPH2 DNA encoding:
- a CDS encoding transcriptional regulator; translation: MWRRHPQMLEADNLDGDPLGAPMLWPDGRHIAANGRGRIFLWSLATGECTRVLKTDAICRNGEPWFRLAGEAELGRVLEAHKIRGLALWDSQDWQRVQTFEGHGEEVQAAAIVSEDRVVSISADSSAQLWDAWTGESLRTLQTGPLYALAHAPSRGLVAVGGSNGAVHVLEDRTLDVRALFHLRMATAHHEPLSEARKEQLGIVWNRPSNTLRGLAWHPDGEHLLCGYWDFVAHMVHSVTGRVVRQWQGHAHWVDFVAVEPSRGLLCTGSSDGTVRVWSLDSTECLAVYDVGHVELGGLLVHDRTLYVTCQRELLSMPLV
- a CDS encoding SRPBCC family protein, producing the protein MLKKTLIGLAALLLSVVGVIATRPSAFTVQRTATLPVTPEIAFSRVNDFHPWNEWSPWARRDVNMKTTYSGAGSGVGAIYAWAGNEQVGEGVMTIRESKPNELILIQLQFLKPWAATYTTTFTFKPVGDGTEVAWSMRGTHDFMGKAFSLFMDTDTLMGRDFENGLANLTVAAVAEKMRRPEEKARAEAEEARAAKERADAAAEAAAVMQGAPIGTKIMPLPTNP
- a CDS encoding SH3 domain-containing protein, which codes for MRALSLAVMGTAAGLAACAVPSARAVSPAGVPAFSEDMLSPEFWIRRAPSPDEVLLDADQVAAKRMRAFGPDGGLVDLRRIPATLTREQVASWIKDAQQTPIQATIDEQGLPVTEAMRAELRQNAATEHIPEASTARYGLSVRRTPLRSLPSDRQFFAAENLRDYESLQAGILFPGEPVVIAHHSSDQQWMFVLTTQGPAWVRRGDVAEGTADTVFSYVAKAPGRVVTGDQVRTVFTPEAPGVSELELDMGVELPRADVAPGEPVNGASAYASWPVLLPVREQDGTLAFQGALLRRTADTAPGYLPLTRANILRQAFKFLGERYGWGHQFNARDCSGLTSEVYRSMGLFLPPNSGMQGKSAALNHRLFTAQDSHTERLRALAQAQVGDLVVVPGHVLMIIGHVDGEPYVIQDVPYAVFKDPDTQQLRKTKLNQVSVTPLLPLYADDSTLYVDAMTSLVHVTRP
- a CDS encoding DUF3396 domain-containing protein, whose product is MHAPSPSELELIQDGIRLTSWVFGINLYTSRSFYDGSVGLLSAWELFQTRCPPARLTFHATETMKVHKPVTKRVLGLLGTWLAPDAPRKNYLALELKVSEKPHDAPSTKFEIWNVDASQQANILSMAFPAVDARDNPSDLLAFVHQLAEVFSFRCGSAGFAFECSRYDKQASETHAWNMSMRYPGIDIVRIPFDAKAVGNNGIQGVNWLTLLDAGTLAPLGGVSALRRQLPAEVELLEARHGTLIKAGPAPTTGDAASPETLRLYREVYRLLAPWIALAADQSMALRIGGGAIPRTEAWFRRLGT